A window of Microbacterium luteolum contains these coding sequences:
- a CDS encoding peptide MFS transporter: MSTAQPTGRTRDDDTRFFGQPWSLVHIFGVEMWERFSFYGMQGILLIYLYYSATQGGLGIPEAVAGGIVGAYGGSVYLATILGAWLADRLFGSERVLFVSAIVIVAGHIALALIPGVLGVGVGLVLVALGSGGLKANATSVVGTLYAPDDTRRDAGFSLFYLGINLGGFLGPILTGILQSTLGFHWGFGLAAVGMTLGLVQYSFGRRSLPAAARVVPNPLPSSRYRLVIVIAVTAVVLIAVLVLLGVIRADNLAPIVIGVTVVAAIAYFTVILRSPRIDATERSRVWGFLPLFITSVAFWSLYQQQFTVLTIYSDKRLDRSLFGWEMPVSWVQSINPVFIIILSGVFAALWTRLGKRQPSTPVKFGLAAIIMGSAFLLFLPFAGGGENTTPVLAIVGILFVFTVAELLLSPVGLSASTKLAPAVFQTQMVALFFLSVALGTAISGQLVAFYDPENEVPYFSILGVIAIVVGVGLLLAVKPVLKLMKGVR; encoded by the coding sequence ATGAGCACTGCGCAGCCGACCGGTCGGACCCGCGACGACGACACCCGATTCTTCGGACAACCCTGGTCGCTGGTCCACATCTTCGGCGTGGAGATGTGGGAGCGGTTCAGCTTCTACGGCATGCAGGGCATCCTGCTCATCTACCTCTACTACTCCGCCACCCAGGGTGGACTCGGCATCCCCGAAGCCGTGGCCGGTGGCATCGTCGGCGCCTACGGCGGATCGGTCTACCTCGCCACCATCCTCGGCGCCTGGCTCGCGGATCGACTGTTCGGTTCCGAGCGCGTGCTGTTCGTCAGCGCCATCGTGATCGTCGCCGGTCACATCGCACTCGCGTTGATCCCCGGCGTCCTCGGCGTCGGCGTCGGCCTGGTGCTCGTCGCCCTCGGCTCCGGTGGGCTCAAGGCGAACGCCACCTCGGTCGTCGGAACGCTCTACGCGCCGGACGACACCCGGCGCGACGCCGGCTTCTCGCTGTTCTACCTCGGGATCAACCTCGGCGGCTTCCTCGGCCCCATCCTGACCGGCATCCTGCAGTCGACCCTGGGCTTCCACTGGGGCTTCGGTCTGGCGGCTGTCGGAATGACCCTCGGCCTGGTGCAGTACTCGTTCGGCCGCCGGTCCCTGCCGGCAGCCGCACGTGTGGTGCCGAACCCGCTGCCCTCGTCGCGCTACCGTCTCGTCATCGTGATCGCGGTCACCGCCGTCGTGCTCATCGCGGTGCTCGTGCTGCTCGGAGTCATCCGCGCCGACAACCTCGCCCCCATCGTCATCGGCGTCACGGTCGTCGCAGCGATCGCGTATTTCACGGTGATCCTGCGCAGTCCCCGCATCGACGCGACCGAGCGGTCGCGCGTATGGGGCTTCCTGCCGCTGTTCATCACCAGCGTGGCGTTCTGGTCGCTGTACCAGCAGCAGTTCACGGTGCTCACGATCTACTCCGACAAGCGCCTGGACCGCTCGCTCTTCGGCTGGGAGATGCCGGTCTCGTGGGTGCAGTCGATCAACCCGGTCTTCATCATCATCCTGTCCGGCGTCTTCGCCGCCCTCTGGACCAGGCTGGGGAAGCGGCAGCCCTCGACGCCGGTGAAGTTCGGCCTCGCCGCGATCATCATGGGCTCGGCATTCCTGCTGTTCCTCCCGTTCGCGGGCGGAGGAGAGAACACCACACCGGTGCTGGCGATCGTCGGCATCCTGTTCGTGTTCACCGTCGCCGAGCTGCTGCTCTCGCCCGTCGGGCTGTCGGCGAGCACGAAGCTCGCTCCGGCCGTGTTCCAGACGCAGATGGTGGCCCTGTTCTTCCTCTCGGTCGCGCTGGGCACCGCGATCTCCGGGCAGCTCGTGGCCTTCTACGACCCGGAGAACGAGGTGCCGTACTTCTCGATCCTCGGCGTCATCGCCATCGTCGTCGGCGTCGGCCTGCTGCTGGCCGTGAAGCCGGTCCTGAAGCTCATGAAGGGCG
- a CDS encoding GNAT family N-acetyltransferase gives MREATGDDWPQIWPIIREVIREQTTFAYDPGMGEADARRMWMLGAPARTVVAVSDDQVLGTANMYPNRPGPGSHVASASFMVDAAARGRRVGRTLVEDMIDWARRGGFAAVQFNAVVETNVSAVHLYEVLGFRTIGIAPGAFRHPIEGDVGLRIMWLDLHDEAPLR, from the coding sequence GTGCGCGAAGCCACCGGTGACGACTGGCCGCAGATCTGGCCGATCATCCGCGAGGTCATCCGCGAGCAGACGACCTTCGCCTACGACCCCGGCATGGGTGAGGCCGACGCACGCCGGATGTGGATGCTGGGCGCTCCGGCGCGAACCGTCGTCGCGGTGTCCGACGATCAGGTGCTCGGCACCGCGAACATGTACCCCAATCGTCCGGGCCCGGGGTCCCATGTGGCATCCGCGAGCTTCATGGTGGACGCCGCCGCGAGAGGGCGTCGCGTGGGACGCACCCTCGTGGAGGACATGATCGACTGGGCGCGGCGCGGAGGCTTCGCGGCAGTGCAGTTCAACGCGGTGGTCGAGACGAACGTATCCGCCGTCCACCTGTACGAGGTTCTCGGCTTCCGCACGATCGGCATCGCACCCGGCGCCTTCCGGCATCCGATCGAAGGCGATGTGGGCCTGCGAATCATGTGGCTCGACCTGCACGACGAGGCCCCGCTCCGCTGA
- a CDS encoding epoxide hydrolase family protein, which translates to MNNTTAPLSIRPFTVSVSDAEIADLQDRLARTRLPQPSPTDDWDAGTPNSYLREAIEAWRSFDWAAAQERINAVPNFTTEIDGQTIHFLHVRSAEGGATPLLLAHTYPGSAVDYLDVIDRLVDPVAHGGRAEDAFDVVIPDAPGYGFSQPLASAGWTTAKVAEAYDQLMRGLGYDSYGIHGSDNGAMVARELGLLNPEGFLGLHVLQLFSFPSGDPSEFERLEPQDYAGLEHMQWFQSVGGYNTMNSSRPQTVSVGISDSPIGLLAYSELFNSFGNGTSLVSLEQILLEVSVNWFANAASGMSRSYLENARADGGEDAAPQINAAPTGVAVFKDDFQTIRVFAERDNSNIVHWSRFDEGGHFAALERPDLVAGDIRAFFAGLR; encoded by the coding sequence ATGAACAACACAACCGCTCCCCTCAGCATCCGCCCCTTCACCGTCTCGGTCTCCGACGCCGAGATCGCCGATCTGCAGGATCGTCTCGCCCGCACTCGGCTTCCCCAGCCCTCTCCCACCGACGACTGGGATGCCGGCACCCCCAACTCCTACCTCCGCGAGGCCATCGAGGCGTGGCGCTCCTTCGACTGGGCAGCCGCCCAGGAGCGGATCAACGCCGTCCCGAACTTCACGACCGAGATCGACGGACAGACGATCCACTTCCTCCACGTCCGCTCCGCCGAGGGGGGCGCGACGCCGCTGCTGCTCGCGCACACCTACCCGGGATCGGCGGTCGACTACCTCGACGTGATCGACCGGCTCGTCGATCCGGTGGCGCACGGCGGCCGCGCCGAGGACGCCTTCGACGTCGTGATCCCGGACGCACCCGGCTACGGCTTCTCGCAGCCGCTGGCCTCCGCCGGCTGGACCACCGCGAAGGTCGCGGAGGCGTACGACCAGCTGATGCGCGGCCTGGGCTACGACAGCTACGGCATCCACGGCTCCGACAACGGTGCGATGGTCGCGCGTGAGCTCGGCCTGCTCAACCCGGAGGGGTTCCTCGGGCTGCACGTGCTGCAGCTGTTCTCGTTCCCCTCGGGCGACCCGTCCGAGTTCGAGCGGCTCGAGCCGCAGGACTACGCCGGGCTCGAGCACATGCAGTGGTTCCAGTCGGTTGGCGGCTACAACACGATGAACTCCTCGCGTCCGCAGACCGTCTCGGTCGGCATCAGCGACTCCCCGATCGGGCTGCTCGCCTACAGCGAGCTGTTCAACTCGTTCGGCAACGGCACCTCGCTCGTGTCGCTCGAGCAGATCCTGCTCGAGGTCAGCGTCAACTGGTTCGCCAACGCGGCATCCGGCATGAGCCGCAGCTACCTGGAGAACGCCCGCGCCGACGGTGGCGAGGACGCGGCGCCGCAGATCAACGCCGCTCCGACCGGGGTCGCCGTGTTCAAGGACGACTTCCAGACGATCCGGGTCTTCGCCGAGCGCGACAACTCGAACATCGTGCACTGGAGCCGCTTCGACGAGGGCGGGCACTTCGCGGCCCTCGAGCGTCCGGATCTCGTCGCCGGCGACATCCGCGCGTTCTTCGCCGGGTTGCGCTGA
- a CDS encoding DUF1801 domain-containing protein, translating into MEPTGTDVTGLIARSSPAVRRRDAETLTALMQEISGREPATWGTIIGFGSCHYRYPTGTEGDTGLLAFAPRKASTTIYLLDGTDAHAEALAQLGPHTTGVSCVYIKDLEQIDLDVLRGILQRSLAWAESGGTDEVQIEVTS; encoded by the coding sequence ATGGAGCCGACCGGTACCGACGTCACGGGCCTGATCGCCCGCTCCTCCCCCGCGGTCCGTCGGCGCGATGCCGAGACGCTGACCGCCCTGATGCAGGAGATCTCGGGCCGCGAACCCGCGACCTGGGGCACGATCATCGGCTTCGGCTCCTGTCATTACCGCTACCCGACCGGCACGGAGGGCGACACCGGGCTCCTCGCCTTCGCCCCGCGCAAGGCGTCGACGACGATCTATCTGCTCGACGGCACCGATGCCCACGCTGAGGCTCTCGCGCAGCTCGGCCCGCACACGACCGGTGTCAGCTGCGTCTACATCAAGGACCTCGAGCAGATCGACCTCGACGTGCTCCGCGGCATCCTGCAGCGTTCGCTCGCCTGGGCGGAGTCCGGCGGCACGGACGAGGTGCAGATCGAGGTCACGAGCTGA
- a CDS encoding glycine--tRNA ligase: protein MAEQSRLEKVIALARHRGFVFQAGEIYGGSRSAWDYGPLGTELKENIRRQWWQTFVRGRGDMVGLDSSIILPKRVWEASGHVATFTDPLVECLQCHKRFRADNLIEDFEARKGRKAENGLADIPCPNCGTKGQYTEPKAFSGLVKTYLGVVDDESGMYFLRPETAQGIFVNFSNVLTASRKKPPFGIGQVGKAFRNEITPGNFIFRTREFEQMEIEFFTPPADAQQWFEHWVEACWNWFIDLGIDPENMRQFDVPEDDRAHYSAGTIDVEYKFGFTGKEWGELMGVANRTDYDLSSHSEASGTSLTYFDQATGERYTPYVIEPSFGLTRAMMAFLVDAYREEEVPNAKGGSDVRTVLKLDPRLAPVKAAVLPLSRNERLSPLAREVADTLRSSWAVDFDDAGAIGRRYRRQDEIGTPFCVTVDFDSLDDHAVTVRDRDTMAQERVSIDGLHAYLAERLKGA from the coding sequence ATGGCCGAACAGTCCCGCCTCGAAAAGGTCATCGCCCTCGCCCGCCACCGCGGGTTCGTGTTCCAGGCCGGTGAGATCTACGGCGGCTCCCGTTCTGCATGGGACTACGGCCCCCTCGGCACCGAGCTCAAGGAGAACATCCGTCGGCAGTGGTGGCAGACGTTCGTGCGCGGCCGCGGCGACATGGTCGGCCTCGACTCCTCGATCATCCTCCCCAAGCGCGTATGGGAGGCATCAGGTCACGTCGCGACCTTCACCGACCCGCTGGTCGAGTGCCTGCAGTGCCACAAGCGCTTCCGTGCCGACAACCTCATCGAGGACTTCGAGGCGCGCAAGGGCCGCAAGGCCGAGAACGGCCTCGCCGACATCCCGTGCCCCAACTGCGGCACGAAGGGCCAGTACACCGAGCCCAAGGCCTTCTCCGGTCTCGTGAAGACTTATCTCGGCGTGGTGGACGACGAGTCCGGGATGTACTTCCTGCGCCCCGAGACCGCGCAGGGCATCTTCGTGAACTTCTCGAACGTGCTCACCGCGAGCCGCAAGAAGCCGCCGTTCGGCATCGGCCAGGTCGGCAAGGCGTTCCGCAACGAGATCACTCCCGGTAACTTCATCTTCCGCACCCGCGAGTTCGAGCAGATGGAGATCGAGTTCTTCACGCCGCCCGCCGATGCGCAGCAGTGGTTCGAGCACTGGGTCGAGGCGTGCTGGAACTGGTTCATCGATCTGGGCATCGACCCCGAGAACATGCGTCAGTTCGATGTGCCGGAGGACGACCGCGCACACTACTCCGCCGGCACCATCGACGTCGAGTACAAGTTCGGCTTCACCGGCAAGGAGTGGGGCGAGCTCATGGGCGTCGCCAACCGCACCGACTACGACCTGTCGAGCCACAGCGAGGCATCCGGCACGAGCCTGACGTACTTCGACCAGGCCACGGGCGAGCGCTACACCCCGTACGTGATCGAGCCGTCGTTCGGCCTCACGCGCGCCATGATGGCGTTCCTCGTCGACGCGTACCGCGAGGAGGAGGTGCCGAACGCGAAGGGCGGCTCCGACGTGCGCACCGTGCTGAAGCTCGACCCGCGTCTCGCCCCCGTCAAGGCCGCGGTGCTGCCGCTCTCGCGCAACGAGCGGCTCTCGCCGCTCGCGCGTGAGGTCGCGGACACCCTCCGCAGCTCGTGGGCGGTCGACTTCGACGACGCCGGCGCCATCGGTCGCCGCTACCGCCGCCAGGACGAGATCGGCACGCCGTTCTGTGTCACGGTCGACTTCGACTCGCTCGACGACCACGCCGTCACCGTGCGCGACCGCGACACGATGGCGCAGGAGCGCGTCTCGATCGACGGCCTGCACGCCTACCTCGCGGAGCGTCTGAAGGGCGCCTGA
- a CDS encoding HhH-GPD-type base excision DNA repair protein, which produces MALHITGDNAADELLTDNPLALLVGMLLDQQVPMETAFAGPLKIEQRTGATDAAAIAGMAPDEFLAAFQQTPAVHRFPGSMATRVQTLCQTLVDDWDGDASALWTRPSTGSGTQPSGAEVLKRLKSLPGFGEQKAKIFLALLGKQYGFTGEGWREAAGAYGEDGSFRSVADIVSPESLTKVREHKKAMKAAAKEAKA; this is translated from the coding sequence ATGGCCCTTCACATCACCGGAGACAACGCCGCCGACGAGCTGCTGACCGACAACCCGCTGGCTCTGCTGGTCGGGATGCTGCTGGATCAGCAGGTGCCGATGGAGACCGCGTTCGCCGGTCCGCTCAAGATCGAGCAGCGCACCGGAGCGACGGATGCCGCCGCGATCGCCGGCATGGCACCCGACGAGTTCCTCGCGGCCTTCCAGCAGACTCCCGCGGTGCACCGCTTCCCCGGTTCGATGGCGACGCGCGTGCAGACCCTGTGCCAGACGCTCGTCGATGACTGGGATGGGGATGCCAGCGCGCTCTGGACCCGCCCTTCGACGGGCTCAGGGACCCAGCCGTCTGGCGCCGAGGTGCTGAAGCGCCTCAAGTCGCTTCCCGGATTCGGCGAGCAGAAGGCCAAGATCTTCCTCGCGCTCCTCGGCAAGCAGTACGGTTTCACGGGCGAAGGCTGGCGCGAGGCAGCCGGCGCCTATGGCGAGGACGGATCGTTCCGCAGCGTCGCCGACATCGTGTCGCCCGAGTCGCTGACGAAGGTGCGGGAGCACAAGAAGGCGATGAAGGCTGCCGCGAAGGAAGCGAAGGCGTGA
- a CDS encoding HepT-like ribonuclease domain-containing protein yields MREILRLCDSGTRLAGRGHEWYVSDDLNTPGLAAESIIIKIGENVARLSDETIVANPQVPWSSIKRMRDRLAHHYEATDYDAVWATLNADLPRVRAAIASLLAE; encoded by the coding sequence TTGCGTGAGATCTTGCGGTTGTGCGACAGCGGCACGCGACTCGCCGGTCGAGGCCACGAATGGTACGTCTCGGATGATCTCAACACACCCGGGCTTGCGGCCGAATCGATCATCATCAAGATCGGTGAGAACGTCGCGCGGCTGAGCGATGAAACGATCGTCGCGAACCCGCAGGTGCCCTGGTCGAGCATCAAGCGCATGCGCGATCGGCTCGCGCATCACTACGAGGCGACTGATTACGACGCGGTGTGGGCCACGCTCAACGCCGATCTTCCCCGCGTGCGTGCGGCGATCGCATCGTTGCTCGCCGAGTGA
- a CDS encoding helix-turn-helix transcriptional regulator, which translates to MADPTARLLALLSLLQTGPERSGRDLAERLCVSSRTIRHDVDRLRELGYPVDATRGAVGGYRLGAGGKLPPLLLDDEEAVAVTVGLRAAAGIAGVEESGARALAKLEQVLPSHLRPVVDALKTTIDRAPENNDTDAPDPVVDATVLREIAGAIRNEEWLRFDYQDAPVLVEPYRLLTWHRRWYLVGRDPQTGEWHTYRVDWMELRMPTRRRFDPQPLPGGDYTAFMMRTIAESGWKVHARLRIDASAESVLDRIHPAVGVVEPIDEDHCVLVTGADSLDTVAAYIGMLMMDFTVESPPELIPRLQVLSERYARAVAGSAVP; encoded by the coding sequence ATGGCCGATCCCACCGCCCGGCTTCTCGCCCTCCTCTCGCTGCTGCAGACGGGCCCTGAGCGCTCCGGGCGCGACCTGGCGGAGCGGCTGTGTGTCTCCTCTCGCACGATCCGGCACGACGTCGATCGCCTGCGCGAGCTCGGCTATCCGGTCGACGCGACGCGGGGAGCCGTCGGCGGCTACCGGCTCGGCGCCGGAGGGAAGCTGCCCCCGCTGCTCCTCGACGATGAGGAGGCCGTGGCCGTCACCGTGGGTCTGCGCGCCGCGGCGGGCATCGCCGGCGTCGAGGAGTCCGGTGCACGCGCGCTCGCGAAGCTCGAGCAGGTGCTGCCGTCGCACCTGCGCCCCGTGGTCGACGCGCTGAAGACGACCATCGATCGCGCCCCCGAGAACAACGACACCGACGCCCCAGACCCCGTGGTCGATGCGACCGTCCTGCGCGAGATCGCCGGCGCCATCCGCAACGAGGAATGGCTGCGCTTCGACTACCAGGACGCGCCGGTACTGGTAGAGCCCTATCGACTGCTCACCTGGCATCGCCGGTGGTACCTGGTCGGGCGCGACCCGCAGACCGGCGAATGGCACACGTACCGGGTCGATTGGATGGAACTGCGGATGCCGACCCGACGGCGCTTCGATCCGCAGCCGCTGCCCGGCGGGGACTACACCGCGTTCATGATGCGCACGATCGCCGAGAGCGGCTGGAAGGTCCATGCGCGGCTGCGCATCGACGCATCCGCGGAGTCCGTGCTCGACCGCATCCATCCCGCGGTCGGCGTCGTGGAGCCGATCGACGAGGACCACTGCGTGCTGGTGACCGGCGCCGACAGCCTCGACACGGTCGCGGCCTACATCGGGATGCTGATGATGGACTTCACGGTGGAATCGCCGCCGGAGCTCATCCCCCGCCTGCAGGTGCTCTCGGAGCGCTACGCCCGAGCGGTCGCGGGATCCGCGGTTCCCTGA
- a CDS encoding XRE family transcriptional regulator, whose product MSETLRESRERAGLSQAQLALRSGVAQPNIAAYESGRRNPSAAMVDRLRSAMSPLPHEALERHRDELKELAAEYGLSNVRVFGSAGQGTDTTQSDLDILVTRAPHVGLLTIAEFSVAAEQLLGVAVDVVTDGGLPADHPILRSAVAA is encoded by the coding sequence ATGAGTGAAACGCTGCGTGAGTCACGCGAGCGAGCTGGGCTCAGCCAAGCGCAGCTCGCGCTACGCAGCGGCGTTGCGCAGCCGAACATCGCGGCTTACGAGTCCGGGCGGCGGAATCCGTCTGCGGCGATGGTCGATCGGCTGCGGTCGGCCATGAGCCCCTTGCCTCACGAAGCGCTCGAACGGCATCGTGACGAACTCAAAGAGCTCGCTGCGGAGTACGGATTGAGTAACGTGCGCGTGTTCGGCTCCGCAGGGCAGGGCACGGACACCACGCAGAGCGACCTCGATATCCTTGTCACGCGCGCACCGCACGTGGGATTGCTGACGATCGCCGAGTTCTCCGTCGCCGCCGAACAGCTGCTCGGTGTCGCGGTCGACGTGGTCACAGACGGAGGGCTCCCCGCTGATCATCCGATCCTCCGGTCAGCGGTGGCCGCGTGA